The following nucleotide sequence is from Roseofilum capinflatum BLCC-M114.
GTCGGAAAATCCGGTTGACCAATTTCTAAATGAATAATATCCCGACCTTGCGCTTCTAAGGCTTTCGCTTTAGCTAAAACCTCAAACGCAGATTCTGATAACAATCCTCCGATGCGCTCTGCTTGATGCATAAACCGATCTCCTAAATTATGGTTTTTCCTATTCCCTATTCTCTATTTCCCATCAGATCATATCCTGATCTCCATCCAAAACTCCGTATCAAGGAATAGCGCATGGAGATGAATGGGAGTGGATGCTATGCGGATGTCAACCGTTGCCCTTGTTACATTAGCGGCCTTGATCGCACCAGAATTTCGGTCTTCGTCCGATCTAAGCCAAGCTCCAATTGAACCGATAGGAGATACAGGCACACCTGAAAAACCGGATTTAGACCCTAAATTTATTGATTCTATTGTGCAACAGGTAATGCCCGTTGCCCTCGCTTCTATTAGTCCTCCGGAAGTCGTTCCTCCGGTAACAGAATCTATCGATGAACCCTTCGATCGCACGTCCCTCTCTCAGCAAGACATCCAGCACCTGAAAACCTTAATTTCCCAGGTCGTTGATACCTCCATTGCCCAAGAAAATTTAGCCTTAGTCGGAGGGGACGATCGCCTGCCGAAAATTGAAGGAACCATTACCGTCTTAAACTTATTGATGGTCTTAATCATCAGTATGCCGGTAATGGCGGTGACTTTGTTTTGGTTCATCCGAGGTTGGGTTGTTCAAGATTTAGTCAAACTGATCCATTCTCAATTGGAAGGATTTAGCGATTTAGATCGAGATTTAAAAGATTATCACTTAAAAGCCGATGATTGGATGGGCGAGTTATACCGCCATCTCAATTTATATAAACAACATATTCGTGATGAGTTCACCACAGTTCACGAGCAGTCCCAACAGTCTCAGATTTCCCTAGAAGAACTCGATAAAATTAAGCGGCAAATGATGCGCCAGTTTCAGGAAATGTTAGCGGAAGCCAAAGCGGAAAAAGAGAGTTTATTTCAGGACATTTCCCAAACTCGCCCGTCCCAAATGTTGGAAGCTTTGCCCGTCAATTTGTCGTCTGAAGTCCCTGAATTTTTCCCTTCTCAGCTCAACCGCAGGGTGGTTCCAGATTCACCCCAGTCTGCACCTGCGGTGAACCCGGAAGAGCTGACAATGGAGGATTATTTACAGCAAGCCCAGCAATTAACGGCAGTTCATCGTTATGAGGATGCGATCGCGGCTTATCATAAGGCTCTTGAATGGCTCCCAGATTCCTATGAAACTTGGTTAGAGATTGGCAAACTCTATGTCAAACAACAAAACTATTATCAAGCCATGGAAGCCTATCAAAAAGCGATTGATCTTGATGAAAATCGAGATGAGGCTTGGTATAATTTAGGGAATACTCTCAGTAAATTAGAACACTATATTCGCGCTCTAACCGCCTACGATCGCGCCCTGTCCATTCATCCGGGACGTTATGAGGCTTGGTATAATCAAGGCAGCATTTTAGCCAAGTTAGGGCGTTATGCAGAGGCGATCGACTCCTACGATCGCGCCTTGATTTTACGCCCCCAAAGTTGGGAAGCCTGGTATCATCGTGGCAATTTATTGGGATGGATCGGAGAGTATGAAAAAGCTATCCTTTCCTATGATAAATCGGTCAATCTCAATTCTCAGCATAGCGACTCTTGGTATAAGCAAGGGTTAGCCTTAGCAAAATTGAGTCGCCATCAGGAAGCCCTCGCCTGTTATGACATTGCGGTGTCTTTGGGCAAAGAGACGGAAGGGTTATGGCGCAATCGTGGGGTTACCCTGGAAGGCTTAAATCGATATGAGGAGGCGATCGCATCCTATGAACAAGCTTTAGGTATTCAACCAAAAATGATCGATTTATGGTTAAGAATTGCCCATCTTTTAGATCACCTCAATCGCCCAGAACAAGCCCTAGAAACCTACGATCATATTTTGTCGATTCAACCCAATCATGCAGAAGCCTTGAAACTCAAAGGCAACATTTTAGTTGAATTTCACCACTATCAAGAAGCGGTAGATTCCTTTACTCAAGCTCTTGAAGCGCAAAAAATGGGTACTCGTGCCTTGCAAGTTTCTACCCAGTAATGTCAAGGGTCTGAACAAGCAGGGATTCGTCCTGTGATTATCTTCCAACATGATCTGGTTTCTCAGTTTTCTACAACAACTCTGGCTATTCCCCTAACAACCAATCAACGTCGTGCTACCTTATGAGTTGTGCAACAGGAAACGCCCTCTCCCTAATCCCTCTCCCGTGCTAATCCTGTAGGGGTTTAATGGAACTACAATTTGGTATGTAGGGGCGTTTCATATCGCGTTGGCGTAGCCTGCGCGGAGCGCATAGCGAAACGGCCGGAAAGCCCCTACAGATTATCAATACACTCTAGGGAGTGCGTAGCGTGTCCGCAGTGCGAGCATCTTGCTCGCTGCTTTTCTCTAGCGAGCAAGATGCTCGCACTCCTTTCTATTCCTCTTCTGTCACTTTCGGAAAAAAAGGGGGGGGGTGAAACCCTTACTCCTCTTGTGTCACTCTTGGAGAAAAAATCTTGAGGGCGATCGCCAATAGAGTAGGGTGAACATTACCAGCCCTACCACTTGACTTGAAACTTGATCTTCTATTTCGAGACTTTTTCACAGCGATAAAAGAGTTGTCCCTGCCAAAAATGTTTTTTGATTTCACCACTATCATATCCGACATAGGCTTTATCTTTAACAGAGAAGCCCGATTGGGTCAGCAAAAACCGCATTTCTGCATCTGAGAAGCCATGAACCCATCCTGCCACCTCTTGGTTATTAAGGGATAAAGAAAAATAAAGATCTCCCCTGCTCATAGAGGAAGACAAAACTGAAGTGATATATGTCCGTAAAATCGAAAAAAATGACTTCTTGTAATTCAATCCTTCCCCCATATGCCACTGGTTCATGACATCAATAAACAAAAGTCCGTTATGTTTCAATTTTTTTCTAAACTGGGTTAGTGCTTGTAATCTTTGTGTTTGATCGGCAAGATAACCAAAAGAGTTAAAAAGACACAGGATGACATCAAACGATTCATTATCGAAGGGCAGGTCAGACATATCAGACACTATAACTTTGTCTAGATTGCGGCTTTGAGCAAGGCTGACCATTTGGGGAGAGATGTCACATCCGTAAACAACCGATTCCTTTAAGCTTAATTTGTATTTTTCTGTTCTCTGACCTGTCCCGCAACCAACATCGAGAATTTTTAATGGGTTGTTGTTAATTGTCTGTAAATGTCCCAAGATTAAATTGTCAATTGATTGTAAATACACTTGTCGATTGAGGCTTTTTTGATCGTAGCGATCGGCTAATGTATTAAAGTGATTGACAACAATTTTGGGGATTTTTTCCATTCAGATTGTTCCTTGAATATGATTTTGAAAAATTAAGCTAGTAGGGTGGAAATTGCCCCACCTACTAGCTTGGCAAGCCTAACAATAGGCCACTATTACAGAGTTTGTACAAATTTACTTAACCGCTCCATGCCTTTTTCGATGGAAGTCATATCGGTGGCATAGGAGAGGCGAATATGATCGTCTGCACCAAAGGCAACACCGGGAATGGTGGCTACATTGTAGTTATCGAGGAACTGATTGCAAAAATCGGTGGATTTGAGACCCGCTTCACCAATGTTGACGTAGACATAAAACGCGCCTTTCGGTTCGGTAACTGATAATTTGGGGATGGCTTGAATGCGCTCGATAATGACTTTGCGCCGTTCATCGAAAGCAAGGCGCATTTTTTCTACACAGTCTTGGGAAGATTCTAAAGCGGCGATCGCCCCATATTGGGCAAAAGTACAAACATTCGAGGTACTATGACCTTGAATGGTATTGCACGCCTTAATCAGCTCTACGGGGGCAGCTAGATAGCCCACCCGCCAACCAGTCATGGAATAGGCTTTGGCAAACCCATTACTAATAATGCTGCGTTCAAAGGCTTCTGGACTCGCTGCACCAATACTCAGATGAACGGCTCCATCATAGAGAATTTTTTCATAAATCTCGTCAGAGACCACCCACAGGTTATTTTTAACCACCACTTCCGCTAAAGCCTTGATTTCCTCTGGACTGTAGACCATTCCCGTGGGGTTCGAGGGGGAGTTGAGAACAAAGAGTTTGGTATTGGGGGTAATGGCGTTTTGCAGTTGTTCTGGGGTGATTTTGTAGCCCGTTGCTGCATCGGTAGTCACTAAAACCGATTTTCCTCCCGCTAAAGCCACCATTTCCGGATAACTCACCCAATAGGGAACCGGAATAATCACCTCATCTCCCGGTTCAATCAAGGCCATCATCAGATTATAGAGGGAATGTTTACCGCCATTGGTGATAATGATATTTTCCGGTTTGTAGTTGAGCGTGTTATCTTTCTGTAACTTTTCGGCGATCGCCTCTTTCAGTTTCGGTTCTCCTGACGCTGGGCCATATTTGGTTTTTCCCTCATTCAGAGCTTTTTGTGCAGCCGCTTTAATATGATCGGGGGTATCAAAGTCCGGTTCTCCCGCACTAAAGCTGCACACATCTAACCCCGAAGCCTTCATTTTCTTGGCTTTAGCGCTGATGGCTAGGGTTAATGACGGGGTTACTTGTGCCACACGAGATGCTAACTTCATGGTTGCTCCAGATCCTTCGTTTTATATTGATTAAGGGCGATCGCCAACTGTCTATTCTGGCAGAGAATTTCACATTGCCCGTAGAGATTCAACTTTTTTTAGCCTTTGAGTTTGTAACGCAACTCTTACATTCGGTAATCAGAGTTACTAATACTTGTGTGAAGTTTATTTAAATAAAACCTGGAAACGCAATGTTTTTTTAACTGATGTGTGCAAAGTCCCTGAATTGACGGAATTTGTTGCACACTGTTGTTTATCTCTCGACAGGAGTTGTCGTTATGCGTCACTTACATCACTGTTATCAGATTTTAGAAGTGGCCCCTAACGCTAGTTTTGAGGAAATTCACCAAAGCTACAAGGATTTAGTCATGGTCTGGCATCCAGACCGTTTTGTTCATAATCCCCGCCTCTATCACAAAGCTCAAGAAAAAATTAAACAATTGAATGGAGCTTATGAGCAACTGAGGTTGAAACAAACTCCAGTGATGGCATCGGTACACCATGAGGATTATGGATGGGCCAGGTCAACCCCCTCTGAGCCAGGAGCATACCACGAATCGGGCTTTTCACAAGCAAGAAGAGACGATTATAACCGGGTATTAGATGACTATATTCGCCAGCATAGTCGGGATCTGCAAAACTGGTTAGATTAGTGAGGCAAGATGGTTTCCGAACTCTGGGTGACATTAGCCACGGAAAATTTAGGAGAGTTACAAGAGTTTTACTCTCGTTTGCTGGGAACTCAAGCAGAGGGAGAAATTCCAGGGGTGTATGCGGAGTTTGTGGTTGGGGGACTGCGCTTGGGGTTATTTCAACCGCGCGATCGCCAGGAATTTCGCTCATCTACTCCAGGAGCAATGAGCTTATGTTTAGAAGTCGAGGATATTCACGAGGCGATCGCTCTCCTGAGCAAAATCGGTTATCCTCCCCCTGGAAAGATTCAAAAGGCTTCCCATGGCCAGGAAATCTATGGCTACGATCCCGATGGGAATCGGTTGATTGTTCATCAAAATCTGTAATATTCCTTAAGACATTAGCAACCAAGGACTCTTACAATAAGTAAAGCCGTGACTCTATTCCCTGTCTATTAAAATGGTATCCAACTCCCCAGCCACCTCTTACCGAATTCTCAGCGATCGCAGCCAATATAAACCCTGTCGGATTAACGTCCCCGATCTCGATCATCCCATTGCTGCCATCCGCGTCAACGAAATCTACTATAGTTTATTTCAGGTCATTCCAGACAGCCAACGCGCCGAAACCATCGCCGAACGCCTCAGTAAACGGGGAGATGAAGTCATTATGACCTCAACTCCCAAAGGGAGCGCAGTTTGGGTCAAAGAAGCTCAAGGGTCACCCGTGTCCCGTTCCGCCAAGAAATCTCAGAAAGCTCCAACCTCTGCCAACCCTCCTGAACCTCCCTATAAAATTCTCAATGCTTCCGATGCCTATCAACTGGGATATATTCAAGTTCCTGACTTAAATGATTCCCTAGAAGCGCTCCAATTTGAGAACCAATATTACAGTCTATTTAAGAGTTTTTCCGATATTCATCAAGCCTCTGAAATAGCTTTGCGTCTAGCCCAGAAGGGGGATAAACTCTTGATCCTCCCCAATCCTCCCCAATATACCCTATGGATTTTCGAGCCAGATGCTAAGTGGTTAGCTTCTCAGTAGACAGTAATCAGTAGACAGTAATAGGAAAACAACGGTTTACCCATTACCAGTGGGTCGCGCTACCTTTAACTGTCTTCCAAAATTCCCGGTAACACTTCCCCCACTTGGGCATTTAACACTTCCACATCCTCTTGATCTTTGACACTAAAACTGGTCTTAAATTGCTCTGGTGCTTGGGGCCAAGTGCTGGGATCGTAGGCTGGAAACTGTCCGGGTTTGCGCTTATTGACTAACTGGGTTACTCCCAAGGTTTGTCCATCCTTAGATAATACGGGAATACAGAGCAAACTAGAGGTGCGATAGCCCGTTTTTTTATCCGTTTGTTGGGCAATTTCCGATCCGGGATAATCGTATAGATCAAAGGGAATATTTAAGGGTTGTCCATTCATGGCAACCCGCCCCGCAAACCCTTCTCCCATAGGAATGCGAATATCAATTAAGGAGCCATTACTTTGAGGCAGTTTTGTCCATAATTGTTTATTGGCTTGATCGATAAGCCACAGGGTAGAGCGGTCTGCATCCGTTAAGGTTTTAGCCGCTTGCATCACATTACGAATGATTTCTTCTGCGGAACTACTGCTGTTTCTGATCAGATTAATGGCCTGAGTTAACGGATCGACGCTCAGACCTGATTTTTTCAAGTTGGGAATGTCGGTGTAGAAAGATTGGAAGCCTTGGAGAATGGGAGTAATGAATTGGGTATACTCCCGCAGGCGATCGGCATCGGTGCGGTTAAAGCCTTTGGGATCGAGACGACCCTCAGTTTGTTTATTAAATAAACGCACAACGGCGACTAATTCTTTCTGATCGCTGATCAAGGGGAAAAGAAATAATTGGCTATAGTTGGCAAGTTTTCCCGCGCCTTGAATGACGAGGGGATCGGATAAGTTTCCCAGTTTATTGGTTCCCTTGAAATCTTGGGTGCTGACAATAGTCTTCGCTAACCCCTGCTCAGTCGAAATAGTAATCAATTTCGGCATTTTCTGAGCATCTAAGACCACAGACCAAAATTGATTGCGACTAGAATCGAGAATAAATAAAGTTGATTTAGCGACTCCGATCGCCCGTTCTATAGAGGTATGCAAGGGTTGGAGAAAATGGGCTAAAGAATGATAAGCGGCTTCCTGGTTCGAGGCTCGATCTAGCTCCATCTGGCTCAACAGGACTAAGCTTTGATGGGTGACCTCAAGGGGATTTATTTTAGCTTGTTTTTTCAAACTTTCATGGCTTCTAATGAACTGGAGCAACACGGCTACCCGTTCATTAAATAACTGCATGGTTTGCTGATCGTTGCGGTCGAAACTGGCTTTTAAATAATCGGGAACTGCCGGCCAGTCGTCTTTGTTATATTCGGGATGATTACCGGGTTTGCGCTTATTGACTAATTGGGTTACACCGAGTAATTCTCCTTCTGGACTTTCAATGGGCATACAGAGTAAGCTACAAGTCCGATAGCGAGTTTGGGCATCGGTGCGTTTGGCATTTTCCGCATTGGGGTCGTTGTAGAGGTCAAAGGGAATATTGAGGGTGTGTTTGGTTTGGGCAACTTCACCAACAAATCCCACACCAATAGGACAGCGAATTCTGCCTTTTCCGGGTAACTCTGTCCATAAATCCCCCGCTTGGGAGTCGTGCAACCATAGGGTGGAGCGGTCAGCATTCATCAGTTTTTTGGCTGTATTCATCACCCGATGTAACACCGTTTGGGTATCCAGATTCACCTGGTCGAGCGATCGCGTCGCTTCCGTAAGTGCCGCCGTTGCCCGTAATTTTTTCGTTGCTTTGTACGACGATTGACACGCTTGCAGAATTTGACGAATGGGAAGCACGCACTTCACCAGGCGCTCTAAATCTTTGCGGGTAAATCCTTGTGCTGAACGGGATGGACTATTGGGCAATTTTGGCTGAATTTTATTGAGCAATTGAATTACGGCCACCACATTCTTTTGCTCATCTAAAATAGGAAAGGCTAAAATATTGCGAGTGCGATAATTATACTTTTGATCGTATTCTTTCACTAACTTACATCGCGGGTCTTCATAGACATTGTTAGGAATATTAATCACCCGCTTCATTTTGGCCACTCCTCCGGCTATCCCTTCCCCCACCCGCACGTGAATATCCAGAAATTCACCCTGTTCATTTTGAGCCACTAAAGACCATAATTCTGTTTTCTCATCATTGAGCAAAAAGATCGTTGTGCGCTCGGCTCGGAGCAACTGGCCCACCGTAGAAGTCACATCTCGCAGCACTTCATACAGGGCTTGAGCTGATTGATGGCCTTCTTCAGGGGTTTGGCCCTCGGAGAGAAAGTCTACTTGAGAAACCAGTAATTTACGCTCAAGTTGGGTAAAGGTTTTCAAGAATTCGCTTTCATCAACTTCTAACTCCGTTTCAATGGTTTCCATCGCCTGGGCGACCCATTGGGCATTAAAAATAGCAGCATAGATCCGGTTATGAATCGATAACCGCCCTTCTTCGCGCATCACTAACCCCATCGTCCGTAATTCGCGCTGTTCTGGACTTTCATTGGCCGGTATTCCTTCGTCTGCCAACACTCGTTTATAGAGTCTAAGCAAGTTCAAGGTTGCCGGTTGCGGTTGTAAGAGGCGATCGCGAATGTTGCGTAAATGCTTTAATTCTTCATGGTTTTCCCAATTCTCGATTAATTCCCGTTGTACTAACTGAGAAATCCATGCTTCTTCACGACCGACCATCGGCGTATCTTCCGCATCAGCAATCACCTGGCACACCTTAATCGTCAGCAGGGGATGGGCAGAAGTCCAGAAAAACACCGTAGAAATTAGAGTGCGATAGTTCCGGGTTTTGGCTTTCATTGCCCTGGCCAAATCGAGGCCAGTAGCGTATTTGGAAGAAGGACTCAGGGAGTGGCTCTCATTGGCGATCATATTGTACAACCTGATCTGAACGGATTTAGCTATGCAATCAATCTCAATGATACCCTGATTGTACAAGGCCTTCTTTTGGCGAGAGATTAAACCGATGCACGAGATTCAAGGAACCACCCGTTTACTGGGCATTATTGGCAATCCGATTAAGCATTCGCGATCGCCTGTGATGCAAAATGCTGCCCTTTCCCATCTTGGCGCTGATTATGTTTATGTGCCCTTCCCTGTCACCCAAGAACAATTGGACGTTGTTCTAGAAGGGTTTAAGGCGGTTGGCGTGGTTGGGTTTAATGTGACGATTCCCCATAAACAGGCGATCGTGCCCTATTTATCCCAGGTTTCTCCTGTCGCTCAAGCTGTAGGCGCAGTGAATACGGTTTGGCGCACGGAGCGGGGATGGGAAGGAACCAATACGGATGTGTTGGGATTTATTGCACCTTTGAAAGAAGAGCGCCAGAGGTGGTCAGAATCACAAGTAGTGATTTTAGGGAATGGGGGATCGGCCCGAGCCGTGGTTGCCGGGTGTTTGGAGCTAGGGGTTAAGCAGGTGCATGTGGTGGGGCGCAATTTGGAACGCTTGCAAGCCTTTCAAAAGAGTTGGTCAAGTCCTTTAATGATTCATCAATGGCATGAGTTACCGGATCTGCTCTCTGAGACAACCTTGTTGGTGAATACGACTCCCATAGGCATGTCTCCCAATGTTCATCAGACTCCGGTAGAGCGGGATCTGTTGGCTCGATTGCCCAAGGGAGCCATACTCTATGATTTGATTTATAATCCCCGTCCGACTCGATTTTTGGAGTTAGGGCGATCGCTCGATTTTCTGACCATTGATGGCACAGAAATGTTAGTCCAGCAAGGAGCAGCCGCTCTGCAACTGTGGCTCGATGAACCGGTTCCTGTCGGGGTGATGCGTCAGGCACTTTTAGATGCTCTGTAGTGAGGCAATAGGACTGAGTATGACAATTACTAATGTTACTAAAGTCTGGACAGATGATGAATTTATGGCTCTATCCTCTGATGGGCATCGTTATGAGTTAGTGGATGGGGAATTAGTCGAAATGGGAAATGCGGGTATGGAGCATGGCTATCTGGCCTGTCTTTTGGTGGCAGAATTGATGGCTTTTGTGCGCCAAAATCAATTAGGGGTAGTGTGCGATTCGAGTACAGCGTTTACCTTGAAAAATGGTAATCGGCGATCGCCCGATATTGCCTTTATCAGTCGTGACCGATTAAAGGGATTAAGCCGTCCAACCCGTGGATTTTTCGCCGGATCGCCGGATTTAGTAGTAGAAATTTTGTCTCCCGGAAATACAGTCGAGGAAATGCACACCAAGATCGTAGAGTATTTTCAGAATGAAACGCGCCTATTGTGGATCATTCATCCTGATGAACGGTATGTCTTGGTTTATCACTCCCCTGAACCCGATCGCCTATTGCGTGTGGGAGATACACTTGATGGAGAGGATGTAGTGGCAGGGTTTGCTATGGCAGTATCAGACTTATTCAAGCCATGGGATTTTTGAGATAGCTTGGCTTAGGGCAAGCAGGGATAAAATTTTAAGATTTATGACAATTTAGGCGATTTTGCATAAAACCGCCCTGATTTTTCTGAGATCCCTATAGAGGCCCTTATCACAATCTCAGGAGGTCACTTATGGCTGTGAATATCTATAATCCTCTACCTAGTGATGGTTTAGAAGCAGAAGAGCAACAACTATACAATTTGATTAATCAATACCGTGCCCAAAATGGCTTACCGGCTATTCCCCTATCCAGGGCACTCACGTTAGTGGCGAACCGTCACGTTGTTGATTTGCAAGAAAATATTGGCACACTTACTCATGGGTGGAGTGATGCCCCCTATGATGCCAATAATCCCAATACTTATCCCAATATGTGGGAAGCTCCCCAACGTTTCAACACTGGTTATCCAGGAAATGGCTATGAGAATGTTTTTGGCGGTTCAGGAGGCTATGTTGCAACCGCCCAAGATGCGTTTAATAGTTGGATTAATAGCCCTTTACATAATGCTGTAATTCTCAATCAG
It contains:
- a CDS encoding GAF domain-containing protein, with the translated sequence MKAKTRNYRTLISTVFFWTSAHPLLTIKVCQVIADAEDTPMVGREEAWISQLVQRELIENWENHEELKHLRNIRDRLLQPQPATLNLLRLYKRVLADEGIPANESPEQRELRTMGLVMREEGRLSIHNRIYAAIFNAQWVAQAMETIETELEVDESEFLKTFTQLERKLLVSQVDFLSEGQTPEEGHQSAQALYEVLRDVTSTVGQLLRAERTTIFLLNDEKTELWSLVAQNEQGEFLDIHVRVGEGIAGGVAKMKRVINIPNNVYEDPRCKLVKEYDQKYNYRTRNILAFPILDEQKNVVAVIQLLNKIQPKLPNSPSRSAQGFTRKDLERLVKCVLPIRQILQACQSSYKATKKLRATAALTEATRSLDQVNLDTQTVLHRVMNTAKKLMNADRSTLWLHDSQAGDLWTELPGKGRIRCPIGVGFVGEVAQTKHTLNIPFDLYNDPNAENAKRTDAQTRYRTCSLLCMPIESPEGELLGVTQLVNKRKPGNHPEYNKDDWPAVPDYLKASFDRNDQQTMQLFNERVAVLLQFIRSHESLKKQAKINPLEVTHQSLVLLSQMELDRASNQEAAYHSLAHFLQPLHTSIERAIGVAKSTLFILDSSRNQFWSVVLDAQKMPKLITISTEQGLAKTIVSTQDFKGTNKLGNLSDPLVIQGAGKLANYSQLFLFPLISDQKELVAVVRLFNKQTEGRLDPKGFNRTDADRLREYTQFITPILQGFQSFYTDIPNLKKSGLSVDPLTQAINLIRNSSSSAEEIIRNVMQAAKTLTDADRSTLWLIDQANKQLWTKLPQSNGSLIDIRIPMGEGFAGRVAMNGQPLNIPFDLYDYPGSEIAQQTDKKTGYRTSSLLCIPVLSKDGQTLGVTQLVNKRKPGQFPAYDPSTWPQAPEQFKTSFSVKDQEDVEVLNAQVGEVLPGILEDS
- a CDS encoding J domain-containing protein, whose protein sequence is MRHLHHCYQILEVAPNASFEEIHQSYKDLVMVWHPDRFVHNPRLYHKAQEKIKQLNGAYEQLRLKQTPVMASVHHEDYGWARSTPSEPGAYHESGFSQARRDDYNRVLDDYIRQHSRDLQNWLD
- a CDS encoding shikimate dehydrogenase, translating into MHEIQGTTRLLGIIGNPIKHSRSPVMQNAALSHLGADYVYVPFPVTQEQLDVVLEGFKAVGVVGFNVTIPHKQAIVPYLSQVSPVAQAVGAVNTVWRTERGWEGTNTDVLGFIAPLKEERQRWSESQVVILGNGGSARAVVAGCLELGVKQVHVVGRNLERLQAFQKSWSSPLMIHQWHELPDLLSETTLLVNTTPIGMSPNVHQTPVERDLLARLPKGAILYDLIYNPRPTRFLELGRSLDFLTIDGTEMLVQQGAAALQLWLDEPVPVGVMRQALLDAL
- a CDS encoding pyridoxal phosphate-dependent aminotransferase, yielding MKLASRVAQVTPSLTLAISAKAKKMKASGLDVCSFSAGEPDFDTPDHIKAAAQKALNEGKTKYGPASGEPKLKEAIAEKLQKDNTLNYKPENIIITNGGKHSLYNLMMALIEPGDEVIIPVPYWVSYPEMVALAGGKSVLVTTDAATGYKITPEQLQNAITPNTKLFVLNSPSNPTGMVYSPEEIKALAEVVVKNNLWVVSDEIYEKILYDGAVHLSIGAASPEAFERSIISNGFAKAYSMTGWRVGYLAAPVELIKACNTIQGHSTSNVCTFAQYGAIAALESSQDCVEKMRLAFDERRKVIIERIQAIPKLSVTEPKGAFYVYVNIGEAGLKSTDFCNQFLDNYNVATIPGVAFGADDHIRLSYATDMTSIEKGMERLSKFVQTL
- a CDS encoding VOC family protein, producing the protein MVSELWVTLATENLGELQEFYSRLLGTQAEGEIPGVYAEFVVGGLRLGLFQPRDRQEFRSSTPGAMSLCLEVEDIHEAIALLSKIGYPPPGKIQKASHGQEIYGYDPDGNRLIVHQNL
- a CDS encoding tetratricopeptide repeat protein produces the protein MSTVALVTLAALIAPEFRSSSDLSQAPIEPIGDTGTPEKPDLDPKFIDSIVQQVMPVALASISPPEVVPPVTESIDEPFDRTSLSQQDIQHLKTLISQVVDTSIAQENLALVGGDDRLPKIEGTITVLNLLMVLIISMPVMAVTLFWFIRGWVVQDLVKLIHSQLEGFSDLDRDLKDYHLKADDWMGELYRHLNLYKQHIRDEFTTVHEQSQQSQISLEELDKIKRQMMRQFQEMLAEAKAEKESLFQDISQTRPSQMLEALPVNLSSEVPEFFPSQLNRRVVPDSPQSAPAVNPEELTMEDYLQQAQQLTAVHRYEDAIAAYHKALEWLPDSYETWLEIGKLYVKQQNYYQAMEAYQKAIDLDENRDEAWYNLGNTLSKLEHYIRALTAYDRALSIHPGRYEAWYNQGSILAKLGRYAEAIDSYDRALILRPQSWEAWYHRGNLLGWIGEYEKAILSYDKSVNLNSQHSDSWYKQGLALAKLSRHQEALACYDIAVSLGKETEGLWRNRGVTLEGLNRYEEAIASYEQALGIQPKMIDLWLRIAHLLDHLNRPEQALETYDHILSIQPNHAEALKLKGNILVEFHHYQEAVDSFTQALEAQKMGTRALQVSTQ
- a CDS encoding class I SAM-dependent DNA methyltransferase, translating into MEKIPKIVVNHFNTLADRYDQKSLNRQVYLQSIDNLILGHLQTINNNPLKILDVGCGTGQRTEKYKLSLKESVVYGCDISPQMVSLAQSRNLDKVIVSDMSDLPFDNESFDVILCLFNSFGYLADQTQRLQALTQFRKKLKHNGLLFIDVMNQWHMGEGLNYKKSFFSILRTYITSVLSSSMSRGDLYFSLSLNNQEVAGWVHGFSDAEMRFLLTQSGFSVKDKAYVGYDSGEIKKHFWQGQLFYRCEKVSK
- a CDS encoding Uma2 family endonuclease, with translation MTITNVTKVWTDDEFMALSSDGHRYELVDGELVEMGNAGMEHGYLACLLVAELMAFVRQNQLGVVCDSSTAFTLKNGNRRSPDIAFISRDRLKGLSRPTRGFFAGSPDLVVEILSPGNTVEEMHTKIVEYFQNETRLLWIIHPDERYVLVYHSPEPDRLLRVGDTLDGEDVVAGFAMAVSDLFKPWDF